In Deinococcus reticulitermitis, a single genomic region encodes these proteins:
- the aceA gene encoding isocitrate lyase: MTPTPKTPAEILEKTWQTEERWQGVKRNYSAEEVVKLRGSLPIEHTLAKHGAQKLWRMMKEEPFVNALGALTGNQAMQQVKAGLKAIYLSGWQVAGDANNAGQMYPDQSLYPASSVPDVVKRINNTLRRADQIQHSEGKHDIDYFVPIVADAEAGFGGPLNAFELMKAMIEAGAAGVHFEDQLASEKKCGHLGGKVLVPTSQFIRTLNAARLAADVSGVPTVLIARTDADAANLLTSDVDDNDKPFTTGERTPEGFYYVKPGIEQAISRALAYAPYADVIWCETSVPNLEDAKKFADAVHAQFPGKLLAYNCSPSFNWKKNLDDETIAKFQVELGKMGYKFQFITLAGFHALNMSMFDLAYGYARKQMSAFVELQEREFAAQERGFTAVRHQREVGTGYFDLVSQAAGGGQSSTTALAGSTEAEQFAGAHD, encoded by the coding sequence ATGACCCCGACCCCCAAGACCCCCGCCGAGATCCTCGAGAAGACCTGGCAGACCGAAGAGCGTTGGCAGGGCGTGAAGCGCAACTACTCCGCCGAGGAAGTGGTCAAGCTGCGCGGCAGCCTGCCGATCGAGCACACCCTCGCCAAGCACGGCGCGCAGAAGCTGTGGCGCATGATGAAGGAAGAGCCGTTCGTCAACGCGCTCGGGGCGCTGACCGGCAACCAGGCGATGCAGCAGGTCAAGGCGGGCCTCAAGGCGATCTACCTCTCGGGCTGGCAGGTGGCCGGCGACGCCAACAACGCGGGCCAGATGTACCCCGACCAGAGCCTCTACCCGGCGAGCAGCGTGCCCGACGTGGTCAAGCGCATCAACAACACCCTGCGCCGGGCCGACCAGATCCAGCACTCGGAAGGCAAGCACGACATCGACTACTTCGTGCCGATCGTTGCCGACGCCGAGGCCGGTTTCGGGGGACCGCTCAACGCCTTCGAGCTGATGAAAGCGATGATCGAGGCAGGCGCGGCGGGCGTGCACTTTGAAGACCAGCTCGCCTCCGAGAAGAAGTGCGGTCACCTCGGCGGCAAGGTGCTCGTGCCGACCTCGCAGTTCATCCGCACGCTCAACGCCGCCCGCCTCGCCGCCGACGTGAGCGGCGTGCCCACCGTCCTGATCGCCCGCACCGACGCCGACGCCGCCAACCTGCTCACGAGCGACGTGGATGACAACGACAAGCCCTTCACCACCGGCGAACGCACCCCCGAAGGCTTCTACTACGTCAAGCCTGGCATCGAGCAGGCGATTTCGCGGGCGCTGGCCTACGCCCCCTACGCCGACGTGATCTGGTGCGAGACCTCGGTGCCCAACCTCGAAGACGCTAAGAAATTCGCCGACGCCGTGCACGCGCAGTTCCCCGGCAAGCTGCTCGCTTACAACTGCTCGCCCAGCTTCAACTGGAAAAAGAACCTCGACGACGAGACCATCGCCAAGTTCCAGGTCGAGCTCGGCAAGATGGGCTACAAGTTCCAGTTCATCACCCTCGCCGGCTTCCACGCGCTGAACATGAGCATGTTCGACCTCGCTTACGGCTACGCCAGAAAGCAGATGAGCGCTTTCGTCGAGCTTCAGGAGCGCGAGTTCGCGGCCCAGGAACGCGGCTTTACCGCCGTGCGCCACCAGCGCGAGGTGGGCACCGGCTACTTCGACCTCGTCTCGCAGGCGGCGGGCGGCGGCCAGAGCAGCACCACGGCGCTGGCCGGCAGCACCGAGGCCGAGCAGTTCGCGGGCGCGCACGACTGA
- a CDS encoding hemolysin family protein — protein sequence MNDLLGLLALFFLVLLNGFFVAAEFSLVSVRRTRIDQLADEGNTTAQATRGALQNLDLYIAATQLGITMASLSIGFVAEPAIEHLLEPLLHDTALLESQKKAIAVGVAFASSTILHIVFGELAPKSWALQQSERVALLVTRPLLAFTLVFKWAIRGLNALGNGVVRAFGLRGVAGHHTAYSEEEIRMIVSASSQEGVLEDSEKELVYNVFDLSDTTVREVMRPRVDMITVDSALPLRRLIELHTEHGYSRVPVYENSADNIVGIAHMGDVLHHLGELDHLTIAEVMRPVFFVPEGMKIKDLLAKMRDKKSHMSIVVDEFGGTTGLVTLEDALEEIVGEIYDETDDEEEQPVIVIAEGIYLMDAGLTVHEVEERLGTDLEEGEAEYDTLAGFVTTHFGDIPGVGQSFVYRGWAFTVEEADQRRVTQVRVERSADLDPFDLPVELPRE from the coding sequence ATGAATGACCTCCTCGGCCTTCTCGCTCTGTTTTTTCTGGTGCTGCTCAACGGTTTTTTTGTCGCTGCCGAGTTCTCACTCGTGAGTGTGCGGCGCACGCGCATCGACCAGCTTGCCGACGAGGGCAACACCACCGCGCAGGCGACACGCGGCGCGCTGCAAAACCTCGACCTTTACATCGCAGCCACGCAACTCGGCATCACGATGGCCAGCCTCTCGATCGGCTTTGTCGCCGAGCCCGCCATCGAGCACCTGCTCGAGCCGCTGCTGCACGATACGGCGCTGCTCGAAAGCCAGAAAAAGGCCATCGCGGTCGGCGTCGCCTTCGCGAGCAGCACCATCTTGCACATCGTGTTCGGCGAACTCGCGCCCAAGAGCTGGGCCTTGCAGCAGTCCGAACGGGTGGCGCTGCTCGTGACGCGGCCACTGCTCGCCTTTACCCTGGTGTTCAAGTGGGCGATTCGCGGCCTGAACGCGCTCGGCAACGGCGTGGTCCGAGCTTTCGGTTTGCGCGGCGTTGCCGGCCACCACACCGCCTACTCGGAAGAGGAAATCCGCATGATCGTCAGCGCGTCGAGTCAGGAGGGCGTGCTGGAAGACAGCGAGAAAGAGCTTGTCTACAATGTCTTCGACCTGTCCGACACCACCGTGCGTGAGGTGATGCGCCCGCGCGTGGACATGATCACGGTAGACAGCGCGCTGCCGCTGCGGCGCCTGATCGAACTCCATACCGAGCACGGCTACTCGCGCGTTCCGGTGTACGAGAACAGCGCCGACAACATCGTGGGAATCGCCCATATGGGAGACGTGCTGCACCACCTCGGCGAACTCGATCACCTCACCATCGCCGAGGTGATGCGCCCGGTGTTCTTCGTGCCCGAGGGCATGAAGATCAAGGACCTGCTCGCCAAGATGCGCGACAAGAAATCCCACATGAGCATCGTCGTCGACGAGTTCGGCGGCACCACCGGCCTGGTCACCCTCGAAGACGCGCTGGAAGAGATCGTGGGCGAGATCTACGACGAGACCGACGATGAGGAGGAGCAGCCCGTCATCGTGATCGCCGAAGGCATCTACCTGATGGACGCCGGCCTGACCGTCCACGAGGTCGAGGAACGCCTCGGCACCGACCTGGAGGAAGGCGAAGCCGAATACGACACGCTCGCGGGCTTCGTCACCACCCACTTCGGCGATATCCCCGGGGTCGGCCAGAGCTTCGTGTACCGGGGCTGGGCCTTTACCGTCGAGGAGGCCGACCAGCGCCGCGTCACCCAGGTGCGGGTCGAGCGCTCGGCCGACCTTGACCCCTTCGATCTCCCGGTAGAGTTGCCCCGAGAATGA
- a CDS encoding WD40 repeat domain-containing protein: MPRFPVLLTALVLLALPARAQSGTTVSAGDLKVTLTPTKPDRNAWYQAGRLTFERPGGPARSVETTRLRGAARPTLSPDKRWLSVVNTGGGFAQLWDVHTAERVFSFLAHDKVSYFAQVADFSPDSSRVVFYAYPHELSLWNTATGQRVKQLGDVRPMWYLADGAVQFSPAGQTFVVTGSGAGAHLFDTRSGALLQTFDRPWSRGGRFWRGSIGAVFAQDGQTLAVLYAGGEARLYRTGAAQALARTTWAAEGWRGSSRSWSGALRLEGRTLSGRTPNGWTFAATF, translated from the coding sequence ATGCCCAGATTCCCGGTACTGCTGACGGCGTTGGTCCTATTGGCGCTTCCTGCCCGCGCCCAGTCCGGGACAACCGTGAGCGCCGGGGATCTGAAGGTCACGTTGACCCCCACGAAACCGGACCGGAACGCCTGGTATCAGGCGGGAAGGCTGACCTTCGAGCGCCCGGGCGGCCCGGCGCGCAGCGTGGAGACGACTCGGCTGCGCGGCGCCGCACGCCCCACGCTCAGCCCGGACAAGCGCTGGCTGAGTGTGGTCAATACGGGCGGCGGGTTTGCCCAGCTCTGGGACGTGCACACCGCCGAGCGCGTGTTTTCGTTCCTGGCGCACGACAAGGTGTCTTACTTCGCTCAGGTGGCGGACTTCTCGCCGGATTCCAGCCGGGTCGTCTTCTACGCCTATCCCCACGAGCTGAGCCTGTGGAATACAGCGACCGGCCAGCGCGTGAAGCAGCTCGGCGATGTCCGCCCGATGTGGTACCTCGCCGACGGCGCCGTCCAGTTCAGTCCTGCCGGGCAGACTTTCGTCGTGACCGGCAGCGGCGCGGGCGCGCACCTGTTCGACACCCGCAGCGGCGCCCTCCTTCAGACCTTTGACCGTCCCTGGAGTCGTGGGGGCCGCTTCTGGCGAGGGTCCATCGGCGCGGTCTTCGCCCAGGACGGGCAAACCCTGGCCGTGCTGTATGCGGGAGGAGAGGCGCGGCTGTACCGGACGGGCGCGGCCCAGGCCCTCGCTCGGACCACCTGGGCCGCCGAAGGGTGGCGTGGGTCCAGTCGCTCCTGGAGCGGGGCGCTGCGCCTAGAGGGACGAACCCTGAGCGGACGCACGCCGAACGGCTGGACTTTTGCTGCGACGTTTTGA
- the lysW gene encoding lysine biosynthesis protein LysW — protein MAVVQFENPDTGATIELTDPELGELVIDDETGVEYEVVSVEPPRLEAAPQEAEDWGE, from the coding sequence ATGGCTGTTGTCCAATTTGAAAATCCCGATACTGGCGCCACCATCGAACTGACGGATCCCGAACTTGGGGAACTGGTCATTGACGACGAGACGGGCGTCGAATACGAGGTCGTCTCGGTCGAGCCTCCCCGCCTCGAAGCCGCCCCCCAGGAAGCCGAAGACTGGGGCGAGTAA
- the lysX gene encoding lysine biosynthesis protein LysX, whose translation MAELAVLYDRIRPDEKMLFEALDGLGVSYDKVYTPQLTLTFDEVGQARVPWKVAIERCVSQTRGHAVTRALEGLGVRVVNPSHVIELCGDKLATNARLAAAGLPTPRTGVAFDGESALALIEQFGYPVVLKPTVGSWGRMVSRLNDRDAAEAVIEHKEVLGGPQHGVFYVQELVDKPGRDIRAFVVGGQCIGAIYRTSEHWITNTARGAKASNCEVTPQIANLAERSAQAVGGEIVAIDLVEAAGHENEWGGLLVIEINHTMEFKNSVSTTGVNIPRVMGEYAIGLLG comes from the coding sequence ATGGCCGAACTCGCTGTGCTCTACGACCGCATCCGCCCCGACGAGAAGATGCTTTTTGAGGCCCTGGACGGCCTCGGTGTTTCCTACGACAAGGTATACACCCCGCAGCTCACCCTCACCTTCGACGAGGTGGGGCAGGCGCGGGTGCCGTGGAAGGTGGCGATCGAGCGCTGCGTGAGCCAGACACGTGGGCACGCCGTCACGCGAGCCCTCGAAGGCCTGGGCGTGCGGGTGGTCAATCCCAGTCACGTGATCGAGCTGTGCGGTGACAAGCTCGCCACCAACGCCCGGCTCGCCGCCGCCGGCTTGCCGACACCGCGCACCGGGGTGGCCTTTGACGGCGAGAGCGCGCTGGCCCTGATCGAGCAATTCGGGTACCCGGTGGTGCTCAAGCCCACCGTCGGCTCGTGGGGCCGCATGGTGAGCCGGCTGAACGACCGCGACGCCGCCGAGGCCGTGATCGAGCACAAGGAAGTCCTCGGCGGGCCGCAGCACGGGGTGTTCTACGTGCAGGAACTCGTGGACAAGCCGGGGCGCGATATCCGGGCATTCGTGGTGGGGGGGCAGTGCATCGGCGCGATCTACCGCACCTCCGAGCACTGGATCACCAACACCGCGCGCGGCGCGAAGGCGAGCAACTGCGAGGTGACGCCCCAGATCGCGAACCTCGCCGAGCGCTCGGCACAGGCGGTGGGAGGGGAGATCGTCGCCATCGACCTCGTCGAGGCGGCGGGGCACGAGAACGAGTGGGGCGGCCTGCTGGTGATCGAGATCAACCACACGATGGAGTTCAAGAACAGCGTCTCGACGACCGGGGTCAACATCCCACGGGTGATGGGCGAGTACGCGATTGGCCTGCTGGGTTGA
- the cdd gene encoding cytidine deaminase, whose product MTDSSPLTANALNLVPDPQLLEGAVAAFKQAYAPYSRFRVGAALRTPDGRVYFGANVENSSFGLTRCAEQSAVQAMATAGGREFTDLVVYSEATPPASPCGACRQILFEFAPDARVVCVNHKGDVVSGLVRDFLPHGFRLEAQGDGHEVETE is encoded by the coding sequence ATGACGGACTCCTCTCCCCTGACGGCCAACGCCCTGAACCTCGTTCCCGATCCGCAACTGCTGGAAGGCGCCGTCGCCGCGTTCAAGCAGGCTTACGCGCCCTACAGCCGGTTCCGCGTGGGCGCGGCGCTGCGCACCCCCGACGGGCGGGTGTATTTCGGCGCCAACGTCGAGAATTCCAGCTTCGGCCTCACCCGCTGCGCCGAGCAGTCGGCAGTGCAGGCGATGGCGACGGCGGGCGGGCGCGAATTCACCGACCTCGTGGTGTACTCGGAGGCCACGCCCCCCGCGAGTCCCTGCGGCGCGTGCCGGCAGATTCTCTTCGAGTTCGCGCCCGACGCCCGCGTGGTCTGCGTGAACCACAAGGGCGACGTGGTCAGCGGCCTCGTGCGCGATTTTCTGCCGCACGGGTTTCGGCTGGAGGCGCAAGGCGACGGGCATGAGGTGGAGACGGAGTAG